The following proteins come from a genomic window of Pyxidicoccus sp. MSG2:
- a CDS encoding helix-turn-helix transcriptional regulator, which translates to MMAILSFASGPGETMPHRTLEHHELIGLIFDCAESETGLEPALAAIADQFGADKAHTLILRRGELVDSHFHGYDHNGFRDYERDWQDKDPRLATAVKSPGQIFSDVQIIEPSLFEASAIYNELLSKVGVRYTLFTTTEIAPDLHLGQALMRQKRAGAFEPEDIRRFTILVPHLLRAVRLRRLVAILRAERDDLNRALDAVAGPVALLDKSGKLICCNRAAEQLLTVGDGIRLERQIVTAMIPRESQQLAAALLRTAELAEGTSQRHPLKPSPTALQLTRHQGRPLGVVLMPLRPSSRFREYARQTAKVLAVFHDPDAVLRLDPELISQLHGLTATEALLASALAQGHSLAQFAASRGCSEQTARTHLKRALDKTDTRRQSDLVRVLLGSAALHLTRS; encoded by the coding sequence ATGATGGCAATCCTGTCGTTTGCTTCGGGCCCCGGAGAGACGATGCCTCACCGAACTCTCGAACATCACGAACTGATCGGACTCATCTTCGATTGCGCGGAGTCAGAGACGGGATTGGAGCCTGCGCTTGCCGCCATAGCCGACCAGTTCGGTGCGGACAAGGCGCATACGCTCATCCTACGACGGGGGGAGCTGGTCGACTCACATTTCCACGGCTACGACCACAATGGATTTCGGGATTACGAACGCGACTGGCAAGACAAGGACCCCCGGCTCGCAACGGCAGTCAAATCCCCAGGTCAGATCTTCTCGGATGTCCAGATTATCGAGCCGAGCCTCTTTGAGGCATCAGCCATCTACAACGAACTCCTCAGCAAGGTTGGCGTCCGCTACACACTATTTACAACCACCGAGATCGCTCCAGATTTGCACCTTGGACAGGCCCTCATGAGGCAGAAGCGAGCTGGTGCGTTCGAGCCGGAAGACATCCGCAGGTTCACCATACTCGTGCCTCACCTCCTGCGGGCTGTTCGACTGCGTCGGCTGGTTGCAATCCTTCGAGCCGAGCGCGACGACCTGAACCGTGCACTTGATGCGGTGGCTGGCCCCGTCGCCCTGCTTGACAAATCTGGAAAACTCATCTGCTGCAATAGGGCTGCGGAGCAGTTGCTCACAGTAGGGGACGGCATTCGCCTTGAGCGACAGATAGTCACAGCCATGATCCCACGCGAGTCACAACAGTTGGCAGCGGCATTATTGCGGACGGCAGAGTTGGCAGAAGGCACATCGCAACGGCATCCGCTGAAACCTTCGCCAACGGCCCTTCAGTTGACCCGACACCAAGGCCGCCCCCTCGGAGTGGTGCTTATGCCGCTGCGGCCTTCCAGTAGATTTCGGGAATACGCGCGCCAGACGGCGAAAGTCCTGGCTGTATTTCATGACCCCGATGCAGTCCTACGGCTGGACCCCGAGTTGATTTCGCAGCTCCATGGCCTCACTGCCACTGAAGCGCTTCTGGCGTCAGCACTAGCACAGGGCCACTCACTAGCGCAATTCGCCGCGAGCCGCGGTTGCTCTGAGCAGACTGCCCGGACGCATCTAAAACGCGCGCTCGACAAGACCGACACGCGCCGACAGTCAGATCTGGTGCGCGTACTTCTGGGAAGCGCTGCTCTGCACCTCACCCGCAGTTGA
- a CDS encoding matrixin family metalloprotease: MAGIRFLASLWVELRIVVWIAWVASCSCRQETPQAPLAVPPATSQQDYLPPFGYFQVYGESTSVAKIGRRDVPTQKTVDQVQSSQYIRLTEELNEQALRESEEPRCGVSDFDRPHFLKSRPRRPLRWAQNSLTFSVAPDTPSWVLEVARQAILDWQSHTSLSFEWVDAFNTADIQISFKPDHHDDQWALRPPTVAHAFPPGTILPGQVHFRAAANWGMVATTKSLDLRTYMIHEIGHAMGLSHSSDRHSIMNEHPRNGQRELSPRDVATIRALYPKP, encoded by the coding sequence ATGGCTGGCATACGTTTTCTAGCTTCGCTCTGGGTTGAATTGCGCATTGTCGTATGGATCGCCTGGGTCGCCAGTTGTAGTTGCCGTCAAGAGACTCCTCAGGCGCCCCTGGCAGTGCCGCCTGCCACCTCACAACAAGACTACCTCCCTCCGTTCGGCTATTTTCAGGTGTACGGAGAGTCCACCTCCGTCGCGAAGATTGGGCGGCGCGACGTTCCGACGCAGAAGACGGTCGATCAGGTTCAGTCCTCGCAATACATTCGTCTTACCGAGGAGTTGAACGAGCAAGCCCTTCGCGAATCCGAGGAACCTCGCTGTGGAGTTTCCGACTTCGACCGGCCACATTTCTTGAAATCAAGGCCACGCCGCCCTTTGCGCTGGGCGCAAAACAGCCTGACGTTTTCAGTTGCCCCCGATACGCCAAGTTGGGTTCTGGAAGTAGCACGTCAGGCAATCCTGGACTGGCAATCGCATACGTCATTGTCTTTCGAGTGGGTGGACGCGTTCAATACAGCCGACATTCAGATTTCCTTCAAGCCTGACCACCATGACGATCAATGGGCGCTCCGTCCGCCAACGGTCGCACACGCGTTTCCTCCAGGGACAATACTTCCTGGGCAAGTGCATTTTAGAGCAGCAGCGAACTGGGGCATGGTAGCGACTACGAAATCGCTAGACTTGCGCACCTATATGATTCACGAAATTGGTCACGCAATGGGGCTAAGTCACTCGTCCGATCGACACTCGATCATGAATGAGCATCCACGAAATGGTCAGCGAGAGTTATCTCCGCGAGACGTTGCGACGATCAGGGCGCTGTACCCGAAACCTTGA
- a CDS encoding transposase domain-containing protein, which produces MATARLHRLDPEAYLRDLLRVLAHWPRERYLELAPKYWAATRARLVAAELDAEVGKLTVPEPLTAPAEKQSSPR; this is translated from the coding sequence ATCGCCACCGCGCGGCTGCACCGCCTCGACCCCGAGGCGTACCTCCGGGATCTGCTGCGCGTGCTGGCCCATTGGCCCCGTGAGCGCTACCTGGAGCTCGCCCCCAAGTACTGGGCTGCCACGCGCGCTCGCCTGGTGGCCGCGGAACTCGACGCCGAGGTGGGCAAGCTCACCGTCCCGGAGCCGCTCACGGCCCCGGCCGAAAAGCAGTCGTCGCCGCGCTGA
- a CDS encoding transposase, with amino-acid sequence MPDGTTHLLFTGLELLRRLASLVPPPRANLTRFHGVFAPGAKLRPFLVPQTGAEEAHAGIEAAARKLRMQERTPRVDRAELLSRSFDFDVFACVRRARCATSSSASTC; translated from the coding sequence CTGCCGGACGGCACCACGCACCTCCTCTTCACCGGGTTGGAGTTGCTGCGTCGTCTGGCGTCCCTGGTGCCTCCGCCTCGGGCAAACCTCACGAGGTTCCACGGCGTCTTCGCTCCAGGCGCCAAACTACGGCCATTTCTGGTCCCTCAAACTGGTGCGGAGGAGGCGCACGCGGGGATTGAGGCAGCGGCCAGGAAGCTGCGGATGCAGGAGAGGACACCGCGAGTAGACCGGGCAGAGTTGCTCAGCAGGTCGTTCGACTTCGACGTGTTCGCCTGCGTGAGGCGCGCGCGCTGCGCAACCTCGTCGAGCGCCTCAACCTGCTGA
- a CDS encoding helix-turn-helix domain-containing protein: MEDFERDPIRAALQQGESIAGAARLLQVDRGNLYRRIKALGLSGPES; this comes from the coding sequence GTGGAGGACTTCGAGCGGGACCCCATCCGCGCGGCGCTGCAACAGGGCGAGAGCATCGCGGGGGCCGCGCGGCTGCTCCAGGTGGACCGGGGCAACCTCTACCGGCGAATCAAGGCGCTCGGGCTCTCGGGTCCTGAGTCGTGA
- a CDS encoding membrane dipeptidase: protein MTSMLRFTVLGWMLCTASSAVAAPYWGTFQKDRCTDSGRRQYSAQLLNVPPNTSWESACQATGATVSGYAFLHPTRCVNKGTSGMWGEFEVGDTACSPVTECSSTPPAGTFSKPGNNGAVSCDAFCANRDANWGQRGACVKGQVTSGPHAGSCLSCDDVAADQGDTAVTCYCKAPVKGFADLHSHQFANLAFGGKAFFGKAHGPLSTALPWCNSVHGPGGTRDSFGSIMATLGYGTGGVGHLVGGYPQYDGWPRWNSYTHQSMYEDWLYRAVQGGLRLMVMLAVNNQDLLGAPIYAEKAPGRTGEDMEAVDLQVAEAYTMQSYIDSKAGGAGQGWYRIVKSPAEARAVIAQGKLAVVLGAEVDYLFDCRRGGSCTAEYVESRLDSYQALGLRHLFPVHFKQNAFGGPALTNLITEGDSRDCSQEGYEYKRDITRAPICGAQGLTSLGRTLVRGMMRRKMLIDIDHMSKLAFDDTLAMVEPYGYPVVSGHTTLFDTARGGKRHEGSLKAAQLQRIRNVGGMVSLIVEQGSRDEVPTWRGSGQPVVEHQCGNTSQSWAQAYLYLTQQQSGMAVGFGTDFNGLAGLPGPRFGGEACHGGSSAQQVARTRYPLSIAVENSPTKLERSVVGNKVFDINEDGLAHVGMLPDFIADLHRQGLRSLDLDPLMNSAEGYIQVWERAEARGATVP, encoded by the coding sequence ACGTTCCAGAAGGACCGGTGCACGGACTCGGGCCGGCGCCAGTACTCGGCGCAGTTGCTGAACGTGCCGCCCAACACCTCGTGGGAGAGCGCGTGCCAGGCCACCGGCGCCACCGTGTCTGGTTATGCCTTCCTGCACCCCACCCGCTGCGTGAACAAGGGCACTTCCGGCATGTGGGGCGAGTTCGAGGTGGGCGATACCGCCTGCTCCCCGGTGACGGAGTGCAGCTCCACTCCCCCCGCGGGCACCTTTTCGAAGCCAGGCAACAACGGGGCGGTGAGCTGCGATGCCTTCTGCGCCAACCGCGACGCCAACTGGGGCCAGCGCGGCGCGTGCGTGAAGGGCCAGGTCACGAGCGGCCCGCACGCGGGCTCCTGTCTGTCCTGCGATGATGTGGCCGCCGACCAGGGAGACACCGCCGTCACCTGTTACTGCAAGGCGCCCGTGAAGGGCTTCGCGGATCTGCACTCGCACCAGTTCGCCAACCTGGCCTTCGGGGGCAAGGCCTTCTTCGGCAAGGCCCATGGTCCCCTGTCCACCGCGCTGCCCTGGTGCAACAGCGTCCACGGGCCTGGGGGCACGCGAGACTCCTTCGGCAGCATCATGGCCACCCTGGGCTATGGCACCGGCGGCGTGGGGCACCTGGTGGGCGGCTACCCGCAGTACGACGGCTGGCCGCGCTGGAACAGCTACACCCACCAGTCCATGTACGAGGACTGGCTCTACCGCGCCGTGCAGGGGGGGCTGCGGCTGATGGTGATGCTGGCCGTCAACAACCAGGACCTGCTCGGCGCCCCCATCTACGCGGAGAAGGCGCCGGGCCGCACTGGCGAGGACATGGAGGCGGTGGATCTGCAGGTCGCCGAGGCCTACACCATGCAGAGCTACATCGACTCGAAGGCCGGAGGCGCGGGGCAGGGCTGGTACCGCATCGTGAAGTCGCCGGCGGAGGCTCGCGCCGTCATCGCCCAGGGCAAGCTGGCGGTGGTGCTGGGCGCGGAGGTGGACTACCTCTTCGACTGTCGCCGCGGCGGCTCGTGCACGGCCGAGTACGTGGAGTCGCGGCTGGACTCCTACCAGGCGCTGGGCCTGCGTCACCTGTTCCCCGTCCACTTCAAGCAGAACGCCTTCGGCGGACCGGCGCTCACCAACCTCATCACCGAGGGCGACTCGCGCGACTGCTCCCAGGAGGGCTACGAGTACAAGCGGGACATCACCCGGGCTCCCATCTGCGGCGCGCAGGGGCTCACGAGCCTGGGCCGCACGCTGGTGCGCGGGATGATGCGCCGGAAGATGCTCATCGACATCGACCACATGTCGAAGCTGGCCTTCGACGACACGCTGGCGATGGTGGAGCCCTACGGCTACCCGGTGGTGAGCGGCCACACCACGCTGTTCGACACGGCCCGCGGCGGCAAGCGTCACGAGGGCAGCCTCAAGGCCGCGCAGCTCCAGCGCATCCGCAACGTGGGAGGCATGGTGTCGCTCATCGTGGAGCAGGGCTCGCGAGACGAGGTACCCACCTGGCGCGGCTCGGGCCAGCCGGTGGTGGAGCACCAGTGCGGCAACACCTCACAGAGCTGGGCGCAGGCGTACCTCTATCTCACGCAGCAGCAGAGCGGGATGGCGGTGGGCTTCGGCACGGACTTCAACGGCCTGGCCGGCCTGCCGGGCCCGCGCTTCGGCGGCGAGGCGTGCCACGGCGGCAGCTCCGCCCAGCAGGTGGCCCGCACGCGCTACCCGCTGAGCATCGCGGTGGAGAACAGCCCCACGAAGCTGGAGCGCAGCGTGGTGGGCAACAAGGTCTTCGACATCAACGAGGATGGCCTGGCGCACGTCGGCATGCTCCCGGACTTCATCGCGGACCTGCACCGCCAGGGCCTCCGGAGCCTGGACCTGGATCCGCTGATGAACTCGGCCGAGGGCTACATCCAGGTCTGGGAGCGCGCCGAGGCCAGGGGCGCCACCGTGCCGTAG